A genomic stretch from Aquila chrysaetos chrysaetos chromosome 1, bAquChr1.4, whole genome shotgun sequence includes:
- the LOC115342949 gene encoding CDKN2A-interacting protein isoform X2, whose amino-acid sequence MAAGKAMAAAEPLGRTAEEVAWAEALRGACEPEHHWRHRREFLLRNVGEPPAAGSAQLQRLVSLSMVWANHVFLGCRYPPQVMEKALEMAEGIQVTGAPVRTTRDELVAKVKKRGISSSNEGVEEPSKKRAVEKSKDSKDTGKDVKTTKAEALKETESTLPKKQEKDTSKGPESSQSTCSSNQEMVTASDTETEGKSANAENTTEQNPSASEKESGEKPCPNLPKESKSENVPSPEKKTTVSTAPPAAKSAPQAVAVPPVVKSTPQAEAVAAAVPPATKSTPQAAAVAATVPPTTKSTPQAAAVPPTSKSTSQAATVPPTTKSTAQTSATLLSSKNQVSAPASVSKSGAQAGSSLLLAPKSSTQAGTSLLLASKGTAKAGSSLLASKSSAEVAASLLAARSGAQQGSSLLTSKSSAQVAASLLAARSGAQQGPSSLASRGGAQAGASLLASKGGTQAGSPQLASKSGSQAGESPAKALCKPLTSEDAKERQPFFNRLYKAVAWKLVAVGGFSPNVNHAELLNSSIQSVKATLDVAFVPLKELADLPQNKSSLENIVCELRCKSVYLGTGCGKSMENAKAVASREALKLFLKKKVIVKICKRKYKGSEIEDLVLLDEESKPSNLPPALRNPREIL is encoded by the exons ATGGCGGCGGGGAAGGCCATGGCGGCGGCCGAGCCCCTGGGGCGAACGGCGGAAGAGGTGGCTTGGGCGGAGGCGCTGCGCGGGGCCTGCGAGCCCGAGCACCACTGGCGGCACCGCCGGGAGTTCCTGCTGCGCAACGTGGGggagccgccggcggcgggcagcgcccAGCTCCAGCGCCTGGTGTCCCTCTCCATGGTGTGGGCCAACCATGTCTTCCTGGGCTGCCG GTACCCGCCGCAGGTCATGGAGAAGGCGCTGGAAATGGCCGAAGGCATCCAAGTGACCGGCGCGCCTGTCCGCACCACGAGAGATGAACTGGTTGCCAAGGTGAAGAAAAGAGGCATATCAAGTAGCAATG aagGGGTAGAGGAGCCCTCCAAGAAGCGAGCTGTGGAGAAAAGTAAAGATTCTAAGGATACTGGGAAGGATGTGAAAACAACTAAGGCAGAAGCCCTAAAGGAAACAGAGAGCACATTGccaaaaaagcaggaaaaagataCTAGCAAAGGTCCAGAAAGCTCCCAGTCAACTTGCAGTTCAAATCAAGAAATGGTCACAGCATCAGACACAGAAACGGAAGGAAAATCTGCTAATGCTGAAAATACTACTGAGCAAAATCCATCTGCATCTGAAAAAGAGTCAGGAGAGAAGCCTTGCCCAAATCTGCCTAAGGAAAGCAAGTCTGAAAATGTGCCGTcacctgaaaagaaaactacagTAAGCACAGCGCCACCGGCTGCCAAGAGTGCCCCGCAG GCGGTGGCGGTGCCACCGGTGGTCAAGAGCACCCCACAGGCGGAGGCGGTGGCAGCGGCGGTGCCACCGGCCACCAAGAGCACCCCGCAGGCAGCGGCGGTGGCAGCGACAGTGCCACCCACCACCAAGAGCAccccacaggcagcagcagtgccaccGACCAGCAAGAGCACCTCGCAGGCAGCAACAGTGCCACCAACCACCAAGAGCACCGCGCAAACGAGTGCTACATTGCTGTCTTCCAAAAACCAAGTGAGTGCCCCAGCATCAGTGTCCAAGAGCGGCGCTCAGGCAGGCAGCTCGCTGCTTCTGGCACCCAAGAGCAGCACTCAGGCAGGCACCTCGCTGCTGCTGGCCTCCAAGGGCACTGCTAAGGCGGGCTCTTCGCTTCTGGCCTCCAAGAGCAGCGCTGAGGTGGCTGCCTCGTTGCTGGCCGCTCGGAGCGGTGCTCAGCAGGGATCCTCGCTGCTGACTTCCAAGAGCAGCGCTCAGGTGGCTGCTTCGCTGCTGGCCGCTCGGAGTGGTGCTCAGCAAGGTCCCTCGTCACTGGCCTCCCGGGGTGGAGCTCAGGCAGGTGCTTCCCTACTGGCCTCCAAGGGTGGCACGCAGGCTGGTTCACCACAGCTTGCCTCCAAGAGCGGCTCACAGGCAGGTGAAAGCCCTGCTAAGGCTTTGTGCAAACCATTAACCAGCGAAGATGCAAAGGAAAGACAACCTTTTTTCAACAGACTGTACAAAGCTGTAGCCTGGAAACTGGTTGCTGTTGGAGGCTTCAGTCCTAACGTAAATCACGCAGAACTTCTAAACTCATCTATTCAGTCTGTAAAAGCTACGTTAGATGTTGCTTTTGTTCCCCTGAAGGAGCTTGCAGACTTGCCTCAAAATAAGAGCTCTCTAGAAAATATAGTTTGTGAACTGAGGTGCAAGTCTGTCTACTTGGGTACTGGCTGTGGTAAAAGTATGGAAAATGCCAAAGCGGTTGCTTCAAGAGAAGCTTTGAAATTATTCCTCAAGAAGAAAGTTATTGTGAAgatctgtaaaagaaaatacaaaggtaGCGAAATTGAAGATTTGGTACTTTTGGATGAAGAATCAAAACCTTCAAATTTACCCCCAGCTTTAAGAAATCCTCGTGAGATCTTGTAG
- the LOC115342949 gene encoding CDKN2A-interacting protein isoform X1, with protein sequence MAAGKAMAAAEPLGRTAEEVAWAEALRGACEPEHHWRHRREFLLRNVGEPPAAGSAQLQRLVSLSMVWANHVFLGCRYPPQVMEKALEMAEGIQVTGAPVRTTRDELVAKVKKRGISSSNEGVEEPSKKRAVEKSKDSKDTGKDVKTTKAEALKETESTLPKKQEKDTSKGPESSQSTCSSNQEMVTASDTETEGKSANAENTTEQNPSASEKESGEKPCPNLPKESKSENVPSPEKKTTVSTAPPAAKSAPQAVPVPAAVPPAAKSPLQAVAVPPVVKSTPQAEAVAAAVPPATKSTPQAAAVAAAVPPTSKSTSQAATVPPTTKSTAQTSATLLSSKNQVSAPASVSKSGAQAGSSLLLAPKSSTQAGTSLLLASKGTAKAGSSLLASKSSAEVAASLLAARSGAQQGSSLLTSKSSAQVAASLLAARSGAQQGPSSLASRGGAQAGASLLASKGGTQAGSPQLASKSGSQAGESPAKALCKPLTSEDAKERQPFFNRLYKAVAWKLVAVGGFSPNVNHAELLNSSIQSVKATLDVAFVPLKELADLPQNKSSLENIVCELRCKSVYLGTGCGKSMENAKAVASREALKLFLKKKVIVKICKRKYKGSEIEDLVLLDEESKPSNLPPALRNPREIL encoded by the exons ATGGCGGCGGGGAAGGCCATGGCGGCGGCCGAGCCCCTGGGGCGAACGGCGGAAGAGGTGGCTTGGGCGGAGGCGCTGCGCGGGGCCTGCGAGCCCGAGCACCACTGGCGGCACCGCCGGGAGTTCCTGCTGCGCAACGTGGGggagccgccggcggcgggcagcgcccAGCTCCAGCGCCTGGTGTCCCTCTCCATGGTGTGGGCCAACCATGTCTTCCTGGGCTGCCG GTACCCGCCGCAGGTCATGGAGAAGGCGCTGGAAATGGCCGAAGGCATCCAAGTGACCGGCGCGCCTGTCCGCACCACGAGAGATGAACTGGTTGCCAAGGTGAAGAAAAGAGGCATATCAAGTAGCAATG aagGGGTAGAGGAGCCCTCCAAGAAGCGAGCTGTGGAGAAAAGTAAAGATTCTAAGGATACTGGGAAGGATGTGAAAACAACTAAGGCAGAAGCCCTAAAGGAAACAGAGAGCACATTGccaaaaaagcaggaaaaagataCTAGCAAAGGTCCAGAAAGCTCCCAGTCAACTTGCAGTTCAAATCAAGAAATGGTCACAGCATCAGACACAGAAACGGAAGGAAAATCTGCTAATGCTGAAAATACTACTGAGCAAAATCCATCTGCATCTGAAAAAGAGTCAGGAGAGAAGCCTTGCCCAAATCTGCCTAAGGAAAGCAAGTCTGAAAATGTGCCGTcacctgaaaagaaaactacagTAAGCACAGCGCCACCGGCTGCCAAGAGTGCCCCGCAGGCGGTGCCAGTGCCAGCGGCGGTGCCACCAGCTGCCAAGAGTCCCCTGCAGGCGGTGGCGGTGCCACCGGTGGTCAAGAGCACCCCACAGGCGGAGGCGGTGGCAGCGGCGGTGCCACCGGCCACCAAGAGCACCCCGCAGGCAGCGGCGGTG gcagcagcagtgccaccGACCAGCAAGAGCACCTCGCAGGCAGCAACAGTGCCACCAACCACCAAGAGCACCGCGCAAACGAGTGCTACATTGCTGTCTTCCAAAAACCAAGTGAGTGCCCCAGCATCAGTGTCCAAGAGCGGCGCTCAGGCAGGCAGCTCGCTGCTTCTGGCACCCAAGAGCAGCACTCAGGCAGGCACCTCGCTGCTGCTGGCCTCCAAGGGCACTGCTAAGGCGGGCTCTTCGCTTCTGGCCTCCAAGAGCAGCGCTGAGGTGGCTGCCTCGTTGCTGGCCGCTCGGAGCGGTGCTCAGCAGGGATCCTCGCTGCTGACTTCCAAGAGCAGCGCTCAGGTGGCTGCTTCGCTGCTGGCCGCTCGGAGTGGTGCTCAGCAAGGTCCCTCGTCACTGGCCTCCCGGGGTGGAGCTCAGGCAGGTGCTTCCCTACTGGCCTCCAAGGGTGGCACGCAGGCTGGTTCACCACAGCTTGCCTCCAAGAGCGGCTCACAGGCAGGTGAAAGCCCTGCTAAGGCTTTGTGCAAACCATTAACCAGCGAAGATGCAAAGGAAAGACAACCTTTTTTCAACAGACTGTACAAAGCTGTAGCCTGGAAACTGGTTGCTGTTGGAGGCTTCAGTCCTAACGTAAATCACGCAGAACTTCTAAACTCATCTATTCAGTCTGTAAAAGCTACGTTAGATGTTGCTTTTGTTCCCCTGAAGGAGCTTGCAGACTTGCCTCAAAATAAGAGCTCTCTAGAAAATATAGTTTGTGAACTGAGGTGCAAGTCTGTCTACTTGGGTACTGGCTGTGGTAAAAGTATGGAAAATGCCAAAGCGGTTGCTTCAAGAGAAGCTTTGAAATTATTCCTCAAGAAGAAAGTTATTGTGAAgatctgtaaaagaaaatacaaaggtaGCGAAATTGAAGATTTGGTACTTTTGGATGAAGAATCAAAACCTTCAAATTTACCCCCAGCTTTAAGAAATCCTCGTGAGATCTTGTAG